In the Acidovorax sp. A79 genome, one interval contains:
- a CDS encoding esterase-like activity of phytase family protein: MFHLSRIAAGATLACAALVPSHAQQAYPATLAGHAVLPAFTLIAAPKDAPQDLQASGKFTTPRRVEAVGTVMGQSGGRDTGVSVPFRGQPIQGHSGIKRMADGSFWILTDNGAGAKANSPDFMLYLNHYAVDFKSGQFNRIKTVFLHDPDKKVPFRITHEGTEQRYLTGADFDPESFQFAGGALWIGDEFGPSLIKADLNGKVLGVFETKVDGKVVRSPDAPGVLMPGAPDAKPTPFEVKRSKGYEGMAASRDGSKLYALLEGALWNDEAKAYENVGGRQYLRVLEFDVKSEQWTGRHWKYVLEANHHAIGDFNMIDSTTGLIIERDNGEGTADKACPEGHKRTDCFHDLAKFKRVYKVEMSDANVGGEIRKVGYIDLMNIQDPQRLARKPLNNGVLTFPFFTIENVDVVDGTHIVVGNDNNLPFSSSREPNKADDNELVLLEVGELLRAR, from the coding sequence ATGTTTCACCTCTCACGCATTGCTGCTGGCGCCACCTTGGCCTGCGCTGCCCTGGTTCCTTCCCACGCCCAGCAGGCCTACCCCGCCACGCTGGCGGGCCACGCCGTGCTGCCGGCCTTCACGCTGATCGCCGCGCCCAAGGACGCCCCGCAGGACCTGCAGGCCAGCGGCAAGTTCACCACCCCGCGCCGCGTGGAGGCCGTGGGCACCGTGATGGGCCAGTCGGGCGGGCGCGACACCGGCGTGTCCGTGCCCTTCAGGGGCCAGCCCATCCAGGGCCATTCGGGCATCAAGCGCATGGCCGACGGCTCGTTCTGGATCCTCACCGACAACGGCGCGGGCGCCAAGGCCAATTCGCCGGATTTCATGCTCTACCTCAACCACTACGCCGTGGACTTCAAGAGCGGCCAGTTCAACCGGATCAAGACCGTGTTCCTGCACGACCCGGACAAGAAGGTGCCGTTTCGCATCACGCACGAAGGCACGGAACAGCGCTACCTGACCGGTGCCGACTTCGACCCCGAGAGCTTCCAGTTCGCGGGCGGCGCGCTGTGGATCGGCGACGAGTTCGGTCCCTCCCTCATCAAGGCCGACCTGAACGGCAAGGTGCTGGGTGTGTTCGAGACCAAGGTGGACGGCAAGGTGGTGCGCTCGCCCGACGCCCCCGGCGTGCTGATGCCCGGCGCGCCGGACGCCAAGCCCACGCCGTTCGAGGTCAAGCGTTCCAAGGGCTACGAAGGCATGGCCGCGTCCAGGGACGGCAGCAAGCTCTATGCGCTGCTGGAAGGCGCGCTGTGGAACGATGAGGCCAAGGCGTATGAGAACGTGGGCGGCAGGCAGTACCTGCGCGTGCTGGAGTTCGATGTGAAGAGCGAGCAGTGGACGGGCCGCCACTGGAAGTACGTGCTGGAGGCCAACCACCACGCGATCGGCGACTTCAACATGATCGACAGCACCACGGGTTTGATCATCGAACGCGACAACGGCGAAGGCACAGCCGACAAGGCCTGCCCGGAAGGCCACAAGCGCACCGACTGCTTCCACGACCTCGCCAAGTTCAAGCGCGTCTACAAGGTTGAGATGAGCGACGCCAACGTGGGCGGCGAGATCCGCAAGGTGGGCTACATCGACCTGATGAACATCCAGGACCCGCAGCGCCTGGCCCGGAAGCCGCTGAACAACGGCGTGCTCACCTTCCCGTTCTTCACCATCGAGAACGTGGACGTGGTGGACGGCACGCACATCGTCGTGGGCAACGACAACAACCTGCCCTTCAGCAGCAGCCGCGAGCCGAACAAGGCCGATGACAACGAGCTGGTGCTGCTGGAAGTGGGCGAACTGCTGCGGGCCAGGTAG